In Aspergillus fumigatus Af293 chromosome 2, whole genome shotgun sequence, a genomic segment contains:
- a CDS encoding ETC complex I subunit: MSGSSRREPQMALNRIWVCRNHQEPRRIPHSGYYYAAVARSSEPNLDKSATMSLVRAGGSACLRVSRIAVPINARFVSTQNRSGDPGIKTSPADAPSTPVSGSSLIRKETPSEAMARHQPDYDATIDHATSQYSPVPKRVMDGSEPGDTVAAAVLSGAPTDLQARTVRIYKPSKPATQSGTWHSHHWRMDWDILQRGHRWENPLMGWQSSGDFMQGTHLNFKTKEDAILFAQKQGYEYFVQEPNERRFVPKAYANNFIHEPKKLKHIRTK, from the exons ATGAGCGGTTCCTCACGTCGGGAGCCTCAAATGGCGCTAAACCGCATTTGGGTCTGCCGCAACCACCAAGAACCTCGCCGCATACCTCACTCAGGATATTACTATGCCGCTGTCGCCCGCTCGTCTGAACCCAACTTAGACAAATCTGCGACAATGTCTCTCGTCAGAGCAGGTGGCTCTGCCTGCCTTCGGGTGAGCAGAATTGCTGTGCCTATCAATGCGCGTTTCGTCTCCACACAAAACCGTTCTGGTGACCCCGGGATCAAGACCAGTCCAGCAGACGCACCTTCCACACCCGTTTCAGGCAGCTCCTTAATTCGCAAGGAGACGCCATCTGAAGCAATGGCTCGTCACCAGCCCGATTATGATGCCACAATTGACCATGCTACCTC ACAATACTCCCCTGTGCCCAAGCGTGTCATGGACGGTAGCGAGCCTGGCGACACTGTGGCTGCCGCTGTTCTTTCAGGAGCCCCTACAGACCTTCAAGCTCGAACTGTTAG GATTTACAAGCCTTCGAAGCCTGCAACGCAGTCCGGTACCTGGCACAGCCATCACTGGAGAATGGACTGGGACATTCTGCAGAGAGGCCACCGTTGGGAGAACCCTCTGATGGGTTGGCAGTCTTCCGGCGATTTTATGCAGGGTACTCACCTGAACTTCAAGACTAAGGAAGATGCCATCTTGTTCGCGCAGAAGCAGGGATACGAATACTTCGTTCAGGAACCCAACGAGCGTCGCTTCGTCCCTAAGGCATATGCAAACAACTTCATTCACGAACCAAAGAAGCTTAAGCACATCAGGACCAAGTGA
- a CDS encoding F1F0 ATP synthase subunit f gives MSYIARRGLSTLIPPKIASPNAIGAAKDAARMERVVNFYARLPRGSAPEVKPTGLIGRYQARYFGKNPSAAPLAHAIGGILLIGYSMEYYFHLRHHKNHPH, from the exons ATGAGCTACATCGCCCGCCGAGGTCTCTCGACCTTGATTCCCCCCAAG ATCGCTTCTCCTAAT GCCATCGGTGCCGCTAAGGATGCCGCTCGCATGGAGCGCGTTGTGAACTTCTACGCCAGACTCCCTCGTGGTTCCGCTCCTGAGGTTAAGCCCACTGGCCTCATTGGACGCTACCAGGCTCGTTACTTCGGCAAGAACCCTTCTGCTGCTC CTCTTGCCCACGCCATTGGTGGTATCCTTCTCATCGGCTACAGCATGGAGTACTACTTCCATCTTC GCCATCACAAGAACCACCCTCACTAA
- a CDS encoding NuA4 histone acetyltransferase complex catalytic subunit ESA1 encodes MGVRDSHGEATGTPDPVEKGFATLTTIRIGVKAMVHKDGELRKAEILSIRQRKDGPSFYVHYVDFNKRLDEWIDASRLDLSHEVEWPQPEKPEKKKTGVGNKAPSKNAQKRARADSRDVSATPDLLTGKNVNVGKAQRPSKAGGKENRDGTPLSMPIVTAEAISTDGTPKAESDDVEMVDVSFTDGKSIKEEERALGLMSREEEIERLRTSGSMTQNPTEIHRVRNLNRLQMGKYDIEPWYFSPYPASFSDADIIYIDEFCLSYFDDKRAFERHRTKCTLVHPPGNEIYRDDYISFFEVDGRRQRTWCRNLCLLSKLFLDHKTLYYDVDPFLFYCMCTRDETGCHLVGYFSKEKDSAEGYNLACILTLPQYQRRGFGRLLISFSYELSKREGKLGSPEKPLSDLGLLGYRQYWRETLVEILMEPGRETVSENELALLTSMTEKDVHETLVVLNMLRYYKGNWVIVLTDYVVEQHKKRLEKEKLKGARKIDPARLQWKPPVFTASSRTWNW; translated from the exons ATGGGAGTTCGGGATTCTCATGGGGAGGCCACTGGGACCCCTGACCCTGTCGAAAAAGGCTTTGCCACCCTTACAACCATCCG GATCGGTGTTAAGGCAATGGTACACAAG GACGGCGAGTTGAGAAAAGCAGAAATTCTATCGATCAGGCAGCGTAAAGATGGTCCTAGCTTCTA TGTTCACTATGTCGATTTCAACAAACGTTTAGATG AATGGATTGATGCTTCTCGACTGGACCTGTCTCATGAAGTTGAGTGGCCTCAGCCGGAGAAaccagagaagaagaagaccggTGTTGGTAACAAAGCACCAAGCAAAAATGCGCAGAAACGTGCAAGAGCCGATAGTCGTGATGTCTCTGCAACACCAGATCTTCTCACAGGCAAGAATGTGAATGTTGGCAAGGCACAACGTCCGTCCAAGGCAGGTGGTAAAGAGAACCGTGACGGAACTCCTCTCAGTATGCCCATCGTCACAGCAGAGGCCATCTCAACAGACGGAACCCCTAAGGCGGAGTCTGACGATGTCGAAATGGTTGACGTCAGCTTCACGGACGGCAAAAGCAtcaaagaagaggagagagcGTTGGGACTCATGTCGCGCGAAGAAGAGATCGAACGACTGCGAACGAGCGGTAGTATGACACAGAACCCAACGGAAATCCATCGTGTTCGTAACTTGAATCGTCTTCAAATGGGCAAATACGACATTGAGCCCTGGTACTTCTCGCCTTATCCCGCTTCCTTCTCAGACGCTGATATCATCTATATCGACGAGTTCTGTCTGAGCTATTTCGACGACAAACGTGCCTTTGAACGCCACCGTACCAAGTGCACGCTTGTCCATCCTCCTGGCAACGAGATATACCGCGATGACTACATCTCCTTTTTCGAAGTTGATGGCCGCCGGCAGAGGACGTGGTGCCGTAATCTTTGTCTGCTGAGCAAACTCTTCCTTGATCACAAAACCCTATACTACGATGTCGACCCATTCCTCTTCTACTGTATGTGCACGAGAGACGAGACAGGCTGCCATCTTGTGGGCTACTTCTCCAAGGAAAAGGACTCCGCGGAAGGCTACAATTTGGCTTGTATCTTGACACTACCTCAGTACCAACGGCGTGGGTTCGGTCGGCTGCTTATCTCCTTCAGCTATGAGCTCAGCAAGCGCGAGGGAAAACTCGGTTCTCCTGAAAAGCCGCTCAGTGACCTTGGTCTACTGGGTTACCGTCAATATTGGCGAGAAACGCTCGTCGAAATACTCATGGAACCTGGACGAGAAACAGTCAGTGAGAATGAACTCGCTCTATTGACTTCGATGACTGAAAAAGACGTCCATGAGACCCTGGTCGTCCTGAACATGCTGCGTTACTAT AAAGGAAACTGGGTCATCGTTCTCACCGACTACGTGGTTGAACAGCACAAGAAGCGTCTTGAAAAAGAGAAACTGAAGGGAGCTCGCAAGATTGACCCAGCGCGCCTTCAGTGGAAACCTCCCGTGTTCACCGCTTCAAGCCGGACATGGAACTGGTGA
- the cef1 gene encoding putative cell division control protein (Cdc5), whose product MPVVKGGVWTNIEDEVLRAAVSKYGLNQWARVSSLLARKTPKQCKARWVEWLDPGIRKVEWSREEDEKLLHLAKLMPTQWRTIAPIVGRTATQCLERYQKLLDEAEARENDELGLGGPSGGEAAAPSADDVRRLRPGELDPDPESKPARPDTIDLDEDEKEMLSEARARLANTQGKKAKRKARERQLEESRRLAVLQKRRELKNAGINIKVVTRKKGEMDYNADIPFEKPAAPGFYDTTEEEARNERQREMFDPRKQQLANKRKGDQEEDADRKKRKNDKNGSSAFAAAARAGQMQKIREAEQSSKRRALVLPAPQVSESEMEDIIKMGMAGDRASKMSGDDETTRGLIGNYTSIVGGTPIRTPRAPPEEDHIANEIRNIRALTETQSSLLGGENTPLHEGGSSTGFDGIAPRRQQIVTPNPMATPFRQANGLGATPLHGGIGPGATPLRTPRDQFALNQMEGGQLIGTTPRDIRLHQKAVSQAIRSKLASLPKPKETEWELEELPSESAEPTVAAEISEEDAAERDRREREARERAAQAELKRQTQVYQRGLPRPSVLDIDALMARASQVTDPINGMIAKEAALLIANDAQKFRLPNGKVEGKARKLERLNDELIEAARAAIVAEVASSNQQQEWLQGFDDRWSSTHSNALPGLANYGDDDEDENMYRQEQRMIDAFENVQASLLATAERGNKLEKKLALHYGGYQNRAKTLRTKIVEASSALENSKYELNAFQTLQISEESAISRRLEKLRDDVAFVLKREREAQETYRIRKEELDELVAGTEAVVNGWH is encoded by the exons ATGCCCGTTGTTAAAGGAGGAGTCTG GACTAATATTGAGGATGAAGTTCTCCGGGCGGCT GTATCCAAGTACGGCCTGAACCAATGGGCGCGAGTCTCTTCGCTCCTTGCGAGGAAGACCCCAAAACAATGCAAAGCACGGTGGGTAGAGTGGTTGGACCCTGGTATTCGCAAGGTCGAATGGTCgagggaagaagacgagaagCTGCTACATCTGGCGAAGTTGATGCCAACACAATGGCGTACAATCGCCCCTATTGTCGGAAGGACAGCAACACAATGCCTTGAACGTTATCAAAAACTATTAGATGAAGCTGAGGCCCGGGAAAACGATGAGCTGGGACTGGGAGGGCCCTCTGGCGGCGAGGCGGCTGCGCCTAGTGCGGACGATGTGAGACGGTTAAG ACCCGGTGAATTAGATCCCGATCCGGAATCGAAACCTGCCCGTCCCGATACAATTGatctcgacgaggatgagaaggaaatgTTGAGTGAAGCTCGAGCTCGTTTGGCGAACACCCAAGGCAAAAAGGCGAAGCGCAAGGCTAGAGAGCGGCAACTAGAAGAATCCCGGAGACTAGCTGTCCTGCAAAAACGTCGTGAACTCAAAAATGCTGGCATCAATATCAAGGTTGTCACTCGCAAGAAGGGTGAAATGGACTACAACGCGGACATCCCATTTGAAAAGCCAGCAGCACCCGGATTCTACGATACcacggaggaggaagctcggAATGAAAGACAGCGAGAAATGTTTGATCCTCGAAAACAACAACTTGCAAACAAGCGAAAAGGAGATCAGGAAGAGGACGCggacaggaagaagagaaagaatgacAAGAATGGTAGCTCGGCTTTCGCTGCTGCCGCGAGGGCCGGCCAAATGCAGAAGATCCGTGAGGCTGAGCAGAGCAGTAAGAGACGAGCGCTCGTCCTGCCAGCTCCTCAAGTGAGCGAAAGCGAAATGGAGGACATTATCAAAATGGGCATGGCCGGCGACAGGGCCAGTAAAATGTCTGGAGACGACGAAACAACTCGAGGTTTGATCGGTAACTACACTTCTATCGTCGGTGGGACGCCGATTAGGACACCAAGAGCGCCGCCAGAGGAGGATCATATCGCCAATGAGATCAGAAATATTAGAGCGCTGACTGAAACGCAATCATCTTTGCTGGGTGGTGAGAATACGCCTCTACACGAAGGAGGTTCTTCTACTGGTTTTGATGGCATCGCCCCTCGGCGACAACAGATCGTTACGCCGAATCCAATGGCGACTCCTTTCCGACAAGCTAATGGTTTGGGTGCAACTCCATTACATGGTGGGATCGGGCCAGGGGCAACCCCGCTCAGGACTCCTAGAGATCAGTTCGCGCTCAATCAGATGGAAGGCGGACAGTTGATTGGCACCACACCGAGAGATATCAGATTGCACCAGAAAGCCGTCAGTCAAGCTATTCGTAGCAAGTTGGCGTCGCTCCCGAAGCCTAAAGAAACCGAATGGGAACTCGAGGAACTTCCCTCAGAGTCTGCGGAGCCAACTGTTGCGGCGGAGAtttctgaagaagatgctgcGGAGCGTGATcggagagagagggaggcACGGGAGAGAGCTGCGCAAGCTGAGTTGAAACGCCAGACCCAAGTCTATCAGCGGGGACTGCCACGTCCAAGTGTCCTCGATATAGATGCTCTGATGGCGCGTGCCTCACAGGTTACCGATCCCATCAATGGCATGATCGCTAAGGAAGCCGCTCTGTTGATTGCCAACGATGCTCAAAAATTCCGCCTTCCTAATGGCAAGGTTGAAGGCAAGGCACGGAAACTGGAGCGACTCAACGATGAACTCATCGAAGCAGCACGTGCTGCTATTGTAGCGGAAGTTGCTTCGTCTAATCAGCAACAGGAATGGCTGCAGGGTTTTGATGATCGTTGGTCGTCAACGCATTCCAACGCCCTCCCCGGACTCGCCAACtatggtgatgacgatgaagatgagaataTGTACCGACAAGAACAGCGAATGATTGACGCTTTCGAGAATGTGCAGGCCTCTCTGCTAGCTACCGCAGAGCGAGGAAAcaagcttgagaagaagctAGCACTGCACTACGGTGGCTATCAAAACCGCGCAAAGACCCTTCGAACCAAGATTGTCGAGGCCAGCTCTGCTCTAGAAAACTCGAAGTATGAGTTGAATGCTTTCCAGACCCTGCAAATTTCTGAAGAATCGGCTATCTCGCGAAGGCTCGAGAAGCTCCGCGACGACGTCGCCTTCGTTCTAAAGAGAGAGCGGGAAGCTCAAGAAACGTACAGGATTAgaaaggaggagctggatgaacTTGTTGCTGGGACAGAGGCAGTTGTCAATGGGTGGCACTGA
- a CDS encoding ribosome biogenesis protein NOP53, whose translation MSALVEAPSQFKQPSRKGKKAWRKNVDVTEVQEGLRLLKDEEIKGGVLAEKPSEELFVIDKKGSAEIRNAYFKQHKPLKADEILAQRSAIPAVDTRKRLNSKVTDGVIEPKSKKHKSDWVTRKEWLRLKQVAKEANPTQTAEESELYDPWADSEDPTPVEDPQFDYLEKPKPKVAPPTIKQPPISLAANGKPIPSVRKPDAGISYNPSFEDWDRLLQEKGHEAVEAEKKRLEEERKEQERQRLIAEAQNDDGEVKSDDESAWEGFESEYEKPEWLNKKRPARKTKAERNRIKRRKEAERKARWEAKMKQKEEQLEQAKAIAEQVQQRQLERSRESGDDSSEEGDDAALRRKPLGKARVPEKPLEVVLPDELQDSLRLLKPEGNLLDDRFRTLIVQGKLESRKPVTQAKKAKRKLTEKWTYKDFKIPGLDI comes from the exons ATGTCGGCCTTGGTTGAAGCTCCAAGTCAATTCAAGCAACCTTCTCGTAAGGGCAAGAAGGCTTGGAGAAAAAATGTTGACGTTACGGAGGTCCAGGAAGGCCTTCGTCTTCTGAAAGACGAAGAAATTAAAGG TGGTGTTCTAGCAGAAAAGCCTTCAGAAGAATTGTTCGTCATCGATAAGAAGGGCTCCGCCGAGATCAGAAATGCATACTTCAAACAGCACAAGCCTCTGAAGGCCGATGAGATCCTAGCCCAGCGTTCTGCAATTCCTGCAGTGGATACTCGCAAACGTTTGAACTCGAAAGTCACAGACGGTGTGATTGAACCGAAATCCAAGAAGCACAAGAGCGACTGGGTCACTCGCAAGGAATGGCTGCGCTTGAAGCAGGTGGCCAAGGAAGCGAATCCGACTCAGACGGCGGAAGAAAGCGAGCTTTACGACCCTTGGGCGGATTCTGAAGACCCAACACCTGTTGAAGACCCTCAATTCGATTACCTCGAGAAGCCCAAGCCCAAAGTTGCACCCCCGACGATTAAGCAACCTCCAATTTCACTTGCCGCGAACGGAAAGCCAATCCCGTCTGTTCGCAAACCAGATGCTGGCATCAGTTACAACCCGTCATTTGAGGATTGGGATCGTCTTCTGCAAGAGAAGGGGCACGAAGCTGTagaggctgagaagaagcgcttggaagaagagcgaAAGGAGCAAGAGAGGCAGCGCCTTATTGCCGAGGCACaaaatgatgatggcgaagTTAAATCTGACGATGAGAGTGCCTGGGAGGGATTTGAAAGTGAATATGAGAAACCAGAGTGGCTCAACAAGAAGCGCCCGGCGCGGAAGacgaaggcagagagaaATAGAATCAAGAGGCGCAAGGAGGCCGAGAGGAAAGCTAGATGGGAAGCCAAGATGAAACAGAAGGAAGAGCAGCTTGAGCAAGCCAAGGCTATCGCGGAACAGGTACAGCAGAGACAACTCGAACGCAGCCGGGAGTCTGGGGATGATTCTtccgaagaaggagatgatgcCGCCCTACGGCGTAAGCCATTGGGCAAAGCCCG CGTGCCCGAGAAACCATTGGAGGTTGTACTCCCAGACGAACTTCAAGACTCATTACGTCTACTGAAGCCGGAAGGAAATCTACTGGATGACCGCTTCCGCACGTTAATAGTGCAGGGAAAGCTGGAATCTCGCAAACCGGTGACAcaggccaagaaggcaaagaggAAGCTGACGGAGAAGTGGACTTACAAGGACTTCAAGATCCCAGGATTGGATATTTGA
- the rex4 gene encoding putative 3'-5' exonuclease — protein MDVNNLSSNWKKLQETLKKQSASSSSKKRKTSDRETQNVTTKKQKIETIERKKSSLKKKRMSEGQEHGGDESAQEPMVKTISHKSSTATISEQSRTESKPTKVNEGRSPTAEIGKYVAMDCEMVGVGPNPDNDSALARVSIVNFNGEQVYDSYVRPKEMITDWRTHVSGISPKHMAEARSLEQVQKDVAEILDGRILVGHAVSNDLDALLLGHPKRDIRDTSKHPPYRKIAGGGSPRLKILASEFLGLNIQDGAHSSVEDAKATMLLYRRDKEAFEREHLKKWPIRVVVDKKENGEDQKKKKKKKKPRKR, from the exons ATGGACGTCAATAATCTTTCCAGTAATTGGAAGAAACTTCAGGAAACGCTGAAAAAACAAAGcgcttcctcatcctcgaagaaacgcaagacATCGGACCGCGAGACTCAAAATGTTACGACCAAGAAACAGAAAATAGAGACAATAGAGCGCAAAAAGTCCTCAttaaagaagaaaagaatgtcCGAGGGGCAAGAGCATGGAGGGGACGAGAGCGCACAGGAACCCATGGTGAAAACTATTTCCCACAAAAGCTCTACAGCTACGATCTCCGAGCAATCGCGGACTGAGTCCAAGCCAACAAAAGTTAACGAGGGCCGTTCACCTAC TGCAGAAATAGGTAAATATGTCGCTATGGACTGCGAAATGGTGGGAGTCGGTCCCAACCCCGATAACGATTCTGCCCTCGCGCGTGTCAGTATTGTCAACTTCAACGGCGAACAAGTATATGATTCGTACGTCAGGCCCAAAGAGATGATTACAGATTGGCGGACGCATGTGAGCGGCATTTCTCCCAAGCACATGGCGGAGGCTCGTTCCCTTGAACAAGTCCAGAAGGACGTTGCGGAGATTCTTGACGGACGAATACTCGTTGGACATGCTGTGAGCAATGACTTGGATGCTCTGCTTCTGGGTCATCCCAAGCGCGACATCAGGGACACAAGCAAGCATCCTCCTTACCGGAAGATCGCGGGTGGTGGCTCTCCACGCTTGAAAATACTGGCGTCGGAGTTCCTAGGCTTGAATATTCAGGACGGCGCGCACTCTAGTGTCGAAGATGCGAAAGCTACGATGCTCCTGTATAGACGAGATAAAGAGGCCTTCGAGCGGGAGCATTTGAAGAAATGGCCAATTCGCGTCGTCGTCGATAAAAAGGAGAATGGCGaggaccagaagaagaaaaagaagaagaagaagcctcgTAAGAGGTAG
- a CDS encoding ribonuclease H2 subunit C, giving the protein MFAIQASQKQSSAADNEKWMENCIPNILPCRIHHDGFVESLEHYWNPVSDEKGIVVQHTERILPPKRRATGDETENQMEQEGPVKVLEQQATFDEFVVWGHEELPAADDAFVKGVEEWLKMAEAVNHWFVTTYPGLGGRLSLSDLLLRPWPLAGAMSDTGNIVRGNTNR; this is encoded by the exons ATGTTCGCCATCCAAGCATCTCAAAAACAATCATCGGCAGCCGATAATGAGAAGTGGATGGAGAATTGCATCCCTAATATTCTTCCCTGCAGAATCCACCATGATGGGTTCGTCGAGTCGCTAGAGCATTACTGGAATCCCGTATCCGATGAGAAAG GAATAGTTGTGCAGCATACTGAGCGGATTCTGCCGCCTAAGAGAAGGGCTACTGGGGATGAGACCGAGAATCAAATGGAGCAAGAAGGGCCAGTAAAGGTCCTAGAACAGCAGGCTACTTTTGACGAATTCGTAGTCTGGGGCCATGAAGAGTTGCCGGCGGCCGACGATGCTTTCGTCAAGGGAGTCGAAGAATGgttgaagatggctgaaGCG GTGAACCACTGGTTCGTCACCACTTATCCGGGCCTGGGAGGCAGGCTCAGCCTCAGTGATCTGCTGTTAAGGCCCTGGCCGCTCGCAGGTGCAATGAGCGATACGGGCAACATCGTTCGAGGCAACACCAACCGCTAG
- a CDS encoding putative mRNA decapping hydrolase — protein sequence MQILDSGEKITPEALIPKFEVNRLLKQDQNGRRIAILGYIDGKQGILIAERAAFATESLEVLKAFHAAISSVDNLGDNDIYRWYLANTGAGQGGQQFHDLKLNLIWPCTEKHIKKYSDQQLRMVTETPEIYRDYVRPYMSAQREEGRLNWVFNILEGRTEQEDVILRDAGEGPDDGFLMLPDLNWDRKTMSSLHLLALVQRRDIWSLRDLKKKHIRWLRYLRQRLLEGTVKMYPELEQDQLKLYVHYQPTYYHFHIHVVNVMLEAGATQATGKAFGLENLISQLETLAGDQDASMADVSLTYYLGEASDLWMNIFYPLKSGSKPAIGN from the exons ATGCAGATTCTCGACAGTGGTGAGAAGATTACCCCAGAGGCTTTAATTCCCAAGTTTGAGGTCAACAGACTCCTCAAGCAAG ATCAAAATGGCCGCCGTATTGCCATACTCGGGTATATTGACGGCAAGCAAGGCATCCTGATCGCAGAACGAGCAGCATTCGCAACCGAATCCCTTGAAGTCCTTAAGGCATTCCACGCTGCAATCAGCAGCGTAGACAATCTAGGAGACAATGACATATACCGATGGTACTTGGCGAATACAGGCGCAGGCCAGGGTGGACAGCAGTTTCATGATCTCAAACTGAATCTCATCTGGCCTTGCACGGAAAAGCACATCAAAAAGTACTCTGATCAGCAACTACGCATGGTGACCGAGACACCGGAGATCTACCGTGACTATGTGCGGCCCTATATGAGCGCTCAGCGGGAAGAAGGGAGATTGAACTGGGTCTTCAACATCCTTGAAGGCCGGACGGAGCAGGAGGACGTAATTCTTCGGGACGCGGGTGAAGGCCCCGATGATGGGTTTCTGATGCTCCCTGACCTCAACTGGGACAGAAAAACAATGAGCTCTCTGCATCTGCTCGCTCTTGTGCAGCGACGAGATATCTGGAGTTTGCGTGATCTCAAGAAGAAGCATATCCGTTGGTTACGGTATCTGAGGCAGAGGCTGCTTGAGGGAACAGTGAAGATGTATCCAGAATTGGAGCAGGACCAGCTCAAGCTGTATGTTCATT ACCAGCCCACCTACTACCATTTCCACATCCACGTGGTCAACGTCATGCTTGAGGCGGGTGCGACACAAGCTACAGGCAAAGCCTTCGGACTGGAAAATCTTATTTCTCAATTGGAGACCCTGGCAGGGGATCAAGATGCAAGCATGGCGGACGTCAGTTTGACATACTACCTCGGAGAAGCCAGCGATCTGTGGATGAACATCTTCTATCCGCTGAAGAGCGGGTCGAAGCCAGCAATTGGGAACTGA
- a CDS encoding ubiquitin carboxyl-terminal hydrolase: MTENVDVPTTNKAFVPLENNPEVMSHLVHQLGLPPTLGFTDVYSIDEPDLLALVPRPSHALLLVFPITPSYEASRVAEDGPLPEYNGSGPGEPVMWFKQTIRNACGLIGLLHAVANGEPRKHVIPGSDLDALLREAEPLGPIARADLLYESKALESAHADAARLGDTAAPQAEDNVDLHFVAFVKGSDGRLWELDGRRKGPLERGRLADNEDALSDKALGLGVRRFLQTEVRAGNPDLRFSLVSLGPSFE; this comes from the exons ATGACTGAGAATGTTGATGTTCCCACCACAAACAAGGCCTTCGTGCCTCTTG AAAACAACCCAGAAGTCATGTCCCACCTTGTCCACCAACTGGGCCTCCCACCCACACTCGGCTTCACAGACGTCTACTCAATCGACGAGCCcgacctcctcgccctcgTCCCCCGGCCCTCACacgctctcctcctcgtttTCCCTATTACTCCATCCTACGAAGCCTCCCGAGTCGCTGAAGACGGGCCCTTACCCGAATACAACGGCTCCGGCCCCGGAGAGCCAGTAATGTGGTTTAAGCAGACGATCCGCAACGCCTGCGGGCTGATCGGACTCCTGCACGCCGTTGCAAACGGCGAACCGCGCAAACATGTCATCCCGGGCTCCGATCTGGATGCTCTTCTTCGTGAAGCGGAGCCGCTGGGGCCCATCGCCAGGGCGGACTTGCTGTATGAGAGTAAGGCGTTAGAGAGTGCGCATGCGGACGCGGCGCGGTTGGGGGATACGGCTGCGCCGCAGGCGGAGGATAACGTTGATTTGCACTTTGTTGCGTTCGTGAAGGGGTCTGATGGGCGGCTGTGGGAGCTTgatgggaggaggaaagggcCGTTGGAGAGAGGACGATTGGCAGATAATGAGGATGCGTTGAGCGATAAGGCGCTGGGGTTGGGGGTCAGGAGGTTTTTGCAGACGGAGGTTCGGGCGGGTAATCCGGATTTGAGGTTcagtctggttagtctgggACCTTCTTTCGAGTGA